The Pseudorasbora parva isolate DD20220531a chromosome 16, ASM2467924v1, whole genome shotgun sequence genome includes a region encoding these proteins:
- the nts gene encoding neurotensin/neuromedin N isoform X1 gives MCRNCGTTNKMQMQLTSVMLLFLLCNGLCSDIDEGKRAIEEEVLRSLLTSKVKQGKHIAPLWQLPLQDVCRLMSSLGESRQEAWATEEEQEDAEVQADYEQRVSGTLAHILDKMHELQNLCRVLQPRELQDDQEYLELDKNSDSPLKRKSPYILKRQLRTNKSRRPYILKRSVYY, from the exons ATGTGCAGAAACTGTGGGACTACCAACAAAATGCAGATGCAGCTGACCTCCGTTATGCTCCTTTTTTTATTGTGTAATGGACTATGTTCAG ATATAGACGAGGGGAAAAGGGCAATAGAGGAAGAGGTACTGAGAAGTCTCCTCACTTCAAAG GTAAAGCAGGGCAAGCACATCGCCCCCTTGTGGCAGCTGCCTCTGCAGGATGTGTGCAGGTTGATGAGCAGTCTCGGGGAGTCGAGGCAGGAGGCCTGGGCCACCGAGGAGGAGCAGGAGGACGCAGAGGTTCAGGCTGATTATGAGCAGAGGGTTTCGGGTACCCTCGCACATATACTTGACAAAATGCATGAGCTTCAGAATCTCTGCAGGGTTCTGCAGCCTAGAGAG CTTCAAGACGACCAAGAATATCTAGAGCTGGACAAAAACAGCGACAGTCCACTGAAGAGGAAATCTCCCTATATACTAAAAAGGCAACTGCGCACCAATAAATCAAGACGGCCGTACATTCTGAAAAGAAGTGTATATTACTGA
- the nts gene encoding neurotensin/neuromedin N isoform X2: MQMQLTSVMLLFLLCNGLCSDIDEGKRAIEEEVLRSLLTSKVKQGKHIAPLWQLPLQDVCRLMSSLGESRQEAWATEEEQEDAEVQADYEQRVSGTLAHILDKMHELQNLCRVLQPRELQDDQEYLELDKNSDSPLKRKSPYILKRQLRTNKSRRPYILKRSVYY, from the exons ATGCAGATGCAGCTGACCTCCGTTATGCTCCTTTTTTTATTGTGTAATGGACTATGTTCAG ATATAGACGAGGGGAAAAGGGCAATAGAGGAAGAGGTACTGAGAAGTCTCCTCACTTCAAAG GTAAAGCAGGGCAAGCACATCGCCCCCTTGTGGCAGCTGCCTCTGCAGGATGTGTGCAGGTTGATGAGCAGTCTCGGGGAGTCGAGGCAGGAGGCCTGGGCCACCGAGGAGGAGCAGGAGGACGCAGAGGTTCAGGCTGATTATGAGCAGAGGGTTTCGGGTACCCTCGCACATATACTTGACAAAATGCATGAGCTTCAGAATCTCTGCAGGGTTCTGCAGCCTAGAGAG CTTCAAGACGACCAAGAATATCTAGAGCTGGACAAAAACAGCGACAGTCCACTGAAGAGGAAATCTCCCTATATACTAAAAAGGCAACTGCGCACCAATAAATCAAGACGGCCGTACATTCTGAAAAGAAGTGTATATTACTGA